The proteins below are encoded in one region of Deinococcus detaillensis:
- a CDS encoding AIM24 family protein: protein MIPDLPNPAEIDGEARSGMSYRIFGTIQPTLIVDMDSRHGMFSDAGGMSWMSATVEMNTGLNSGGGGGLLSGLARMVGGGTLFLVQFTTRSEGQIAFATDFPGKIVPLDLAAGESIIMHKHAFLAAEAGVTLAVTFTRRFGAGLVGGDGFVLQSVTGPGMAFAELDGDAIEYHLSAGEILLVEPGHVAMFDQSVTFDVQMVKGLRNIIFSGEALFFARLSGPGRVWLNSMSASKVAHRIGEYLPKGS, encoded by the coding sequence ATGATTCCCGACTTGCCCAACCCTGCCGAGATAGACGGCGAAGCCAGAAGCGGCATGAGTTACCGGATTTTCGGCACCATCCAGCCCACTTTGATCGTGGATATGGACAGCCGTCACGGGATGTTCAGCGACGCGGGCGGCATGTCGTGGATGAGCGCCACCGTCGAGATGAACACCGGCCTCAACAGCGGCGGTGGGGGCGGACTGCTGTCGGGTTTGGCGCGGATGGTCGGCGGCGGCACGCTGTTTTTGGTGCAGTTCACCACCCGCAGCGAAGGCCAGATCGCGTTTGCCACCGACTTTCCCGGCAAGATCGTGCCGCTCGATCTGGCGGCGGGCGAGAGCATCATCATGCACAAGCACGCTTTTTTGGCGGCGGAAGCGGGCGTTACCTTGGCCGTGACCTTCACCCGCCGCTTTGGTGCGGGCTTGGTCGGCGGTGACGGTTTCGTGCTGCAAAGCGTGACCGGCCCCGGCATGGCTTTTGCCGAGCTGGACGGCGACGCCATCGAATACCACCTCAGCGCGGGCGAAATCCTGCTGGTCGAACCCGGCCACGTTGCCATGTTCGATCAGAGCGTCACCTTCGACGTGCAGATGGTCAAGGGACTGCGCAATATCATCTTTTCCGGTGAGGCGCTGTTTTTTGCTCGACTGAGCGGGCCGGGGCGGGTCTGGCTCAACAGCATGTCGGCCAGCAAAGTGGCTCACCGGATCGGGGAATATTTGCCTAAGGGCAGCTAA
- a CDS encoding GNAT family N-acetyltransferase has product MESDVIWEVLHPQPLLSDQLYGELAAFLGLAENKNETADHLRRFDEQRSAGQHHALTLAHVDGQLVGVAETQVPRSHDKAGWYALSLSVHPDWQGGELPQALLSRAETQLPPDAQVVLATVREGEWQMAFLEAQGFAEYERMWTSTLDLQTFSPTDFQHHTERARRAGLRALPISEVADLSSESEQRRLYTLMIHLLSEVPFAEPITPWPFETWKSRILDAPEFDVRGFFMLLSPEGEWIGVSELYRPDPSKLSTLHQGLTGVRREWRGLGGGWLLKLTAAAQAKARGYGAANTTNHTGNTPMLAINERMGFVRERARVGLRREMRA; this is encoded by the coding sequence ATGGAATCTGACGTGATCTGGGAAGTCCTGCACCCTCAGCCGCTCCTGAGTGACCAACTGTACGGCGAGTTGGCTGCGTTCCTGGGGCTGGCCGAAAACAAGAACGAAACTGCCGACCACCTTCGCCGCTTCGACGAACAACGCTCCGCTGGGCAACACCACGCGCTGACGCTGGCCCACGTGGACGGTCAACTGGTTGGCGTGGCCGAGACGCAAGTGCCGAGGTCGCACGACAAAGCCGGTTGGTACGCCCTGAGCCTCAGCGTGCATCCTGATTGGCAAGGCGGCGAGCTCCCCCAAGCCTTGCTGAGCCGCGCCGAGACTCAGTTGCCGCCAGACGCGCAAGTGGTGCTGGCCACCGTGCGGGAAGGCGAGTGGCAGATGGCCTTTCTTGAAGCGCAGGGCTTTGCCGAATACGAGCGGATGTGGACCAGCACGCTGGATTTGCAGACCTTCTCCCCCACTGATTTCCAGCACCACACCGAGCGGGCCAGGCGAGCGGGGCTGAGGGCATTGCCAATTTCTGAAGTGGCCGATCTAAGCAGCGAAAGTGAGCAGCGCCGCCTCTACACTTTGATGATTCACCTTCTCTCGGAAGTGCCGTTTGCCGAGCCGATCACGCCTTGGCCGTTTGAGACGTGGAAAAGCCGCATTCTGGACGCGCCCGAGTTTGACGTGCGGGGGTTTTTCATGCTGCTCAGCCCCGAGGGAGAATGGATCGGCGTCAGTGAGTTGTACCGGCCTGACCCTTCAAAATTAAGCACCCTCCACCAGGGCTTGACCGGCGTGCGCCGCGAGTGGCGCGGCCTCGGCGGGGGTTGGCTGCTCAAACTCACGGCGGCGGCGCAGGCCAAAGCGCGGGGCTACGGGGCGGCCAACACCACCAACCACACCGGAAATACGCCGATGCTGGCGATCAATGAGCGAATGGGGTTTGTCAGGGAGCGGGCGCGGGTGGGGTTACGGCGGGAAATGAGAGCCTGA
- the queA gene encoding tRNA preQ1(34) S-adenosylmethionine ribosyltransferase-isomerase QueA produces the protein MSTLRDADAVLARLNFDLPPERIAQTGAEPRDSSKLMVVGAEIQHCIFSELPDLLRSGDVLVFNQSRVIPARVMARKPVVNGQGGGQIEVLLLREEETNLWSAYLKPARRAGNELYLGEHRAEVVGVLDDGARLLRFESDLKPHLDEIGRLPLPPYIHAGEDDSVWRERYQTVYARVNGSVAAPTAGLHFTPELLARLDERGIERAYVTLHVGAGTFKPIQGSVADHTMHAERYSVSTETAQIINRAKAGGQRVVAVGTTTVRTLESAWDGQQVQPGEGDTRIFITPGTPVNVPDLLITNLHLPGSTLLLLVSAFAGEQRIKAAYDAALAGDYRFYSLGDAMLLENQR, from the coding sequence GTGTCCACGCTTCGTGACGCTGACGCGGTGCTGGCGCGGCTGAATTTCGACTTGCCGCCCGAGCGTATTGCCCAAACCGGGGCCGAGCCGCGTGACAGCAGCAAACTGATGGTGGTGGGCGCGGAGATTCAGCACTGCATTTTCAGCGAGTTGCCCGACTTGCTGCGCTCCGGTGACGTGTTGGTGTTCAACCAGTCGCGGGTGATTCCGGCCCGTGTGATGGCCCGCAAGCCTGTAGTCAATGGGCAGGGTGGCGGTCAAATCGAAGTCTTGCTGCTGCGCGAAGAAGAGACGAATCTTTGGAGCGCTTACCTCAAGCCCGCCCGCCGCGCCGGGAACGAGTTGTATTTGGGCGAACACAGAGCAGAAGTCGTCGGCGTGCTGGACGACGGCGCACGGTTGCTGCGCTTCGAATCCGATCTCAAGCCGCACCTGGATGAGATTGGGCGCTTGCCTTTGCCGCCCTACATTCACGCGGGCGAAGACGATTCGGTATGGCGTGAGCGCTACCAGACTGTCTATGCCCGCGTGAATGGCAGCGTGGCCGCGCCGACAGCGGGCCTGCATTTCACGCCGGAGCTGTTGGCCCGCTTGGACGAGCGCGGCATTGAACGCGCTTATGTGACGCTGCACGTCGGGGCCGGAACTTTCAAGCCGATTCAGGGTTCGGTGGCCGACCACACCATGCACGCCGAGCGCTATTCGGTGAGCACCGAGACGGCCCAGATCATCAACCGTGCTAAAGCCGGGGGGCAGCGGGTGGTGGCGGTGGGAACGACGACGGTTCGCACATTAGAGAGCGCTTGGGACGGCCAACAGGTTCAGCCGGGCGAGGGCGATACCCGCATTTTCATCACGCCGGGTACGCCGGTCAACGTGCCCGATCTGCTGATTACCAATTTGCATTTGCCGGGTAGCACCCTGCTCCTGCTCGTCTCGGCGTTCGCGGGTGAGCAGCGCATCAAAGCGGCTTACGACGCAGCTTTAGCGGGCGATTACCGCTTCTACAGCTTGGGTGACGCGATGCTGCTGGAAAATCAGCGCTGA
- the ftsY gene encoding signal recognition particle-docking protein FtsY, translating into MSWLNRLRDGLSKTRQQLNQSSGFLGTDLKDVFTNRIETLEDLEYALIAADVGRAATEEILEDVKNSSKSNLQEALMEAMTLQLEPDAKRAQFRKFGFNPDAKRSTVDPQGKVIMVIGVNGVGKTTTIAKLGRYYQSRGKRVMFAAGDTFRAAAGAQLGVWGERLGIPVVQGVDGGDPAAVAYDGANARKARDFDLLFVDTAGRLHNKHNLMEELKKVRRVIDKADPGEPHEIWLVLDAVTGQNGLQQAKKFHEAITLTGVIVTKLDGTSKGGIVVPIVRELGVPIKFIGVGEGQEDLQPFDSREFVQALFDVNIPKEELGKGVLNRED; encoded by the coding sequence ATGTCATGGCTTAATCGCCTGCGTGACGGCCTGAGCAAGACCCGTCAGCAGCTCAACCAATCCTCCGGTTTTCTGGGCACCGATCTCAAAGACGTGTTCACCAACCGCATTGAAACGCTCGAAGACCTCGAATACGCCCTGATCGCTGCCGACGTGGGCCGCGCCGCCACCGAAGAAATCTTGGAAGATGTCAAGAACAGCTCCAAATCCAACCTCCAAGAAGCGTTGATGGAAGCCATGACCTTGCAACTCGAACCCGACGCCAAGCGGGCACAGTTTCGCAAATTCGGCTTTAACCCTGACGCCAAGCGCAGCACAGTTGATCCACAAGGCAAGGTCATTATGGTGATCGGCGTCAACGGCGTGGGCAAGACCACCACCATCGCCAAGCTGGGCCGCTACTACCAATCGCGCGGCAAGCGGGTGATGTTCGCGGCGGGCGACACCTTCCGCGCCGCCGCTGGAGCGCAACTCGGCGTCTGGGGCGAGCGGCTGGGCATTCCGGTGGTGCAGGGCGTGGACGGCGGCGACCCGGCGGCGGTGGCTTACGACGGCGCGAACGCCCGCAAAGCCAGAGACTTTGATCTGCTGTTCGTGGACACCGCTGGACGCCTGCACAACAAGCACAACTTGATGGAAGAACTCAAAAAAGTGCGCCGCGTCATCGACAAAGCCGACCCCGGCGAGCCGCACGAAATCTGGCTGGTGCTTGACGCCGTGACCGGACAAAACGGCCTCCAGCAAGCCAAGAAGTTCCACGAAGCCATCACGCTGACCGGCGTGATCGTCACCAAATTAGACGGCACCTCCAAAGGCGGCATCGTGGTGCCGATCGTGCGCGAACTCGGCGTGCCGATCAAGTTCATTGGCGTGGGCGAGGGCCAGGAAGATTTGCAACCGTTCGACAGCCGTGAATTTGTCCAAGCGCTTTTTGACGTGAATATTCCAAAAGAGGAATTGGGTAAAGGCGTGCTGAATCGGGAAGACTGA
- the lysA gene encoding diaminopimelate decarboxylase, giving the protein MLNDTQLLEAAQRFGTPLYVYDAAELDAALAGVRAAFTDTRIFYAMKANPNLSLLRRFCSAGVGFECVSAGELARAVKAGASGEHILVNGPAKSDEEYAEGGRLGATFIVDRGEEVALLPPSSRALVRVNPALNVSTHDHLATGAGSSKFGVPLSEVPAVLDALKAAGHTARGLHVHIGSAIRDAGDFAAAFAKLSELRPSVGELEVLDVGGGWSLDADLHGIAGQARQAAEVFGAQLWAEPGRYLVAGAGVLLSTVVGSKQTGRNFVLLDAGMTELIRPMLYGAVQPIRALWQGDQTKPYDLAGPACESGDVLAHDVPLPTPQRGGVLALLEAGAYGAAMSSNYLSRPRPAEVLWDGAWQVIRHRESPEAIWAAEL; this is encoded by the coding sequence ATGCTCAACGACACCCAACTTTTGGAAGCCGCCCAGCGCTTCGGCACGCCGCTGTATGTCTACGACGCCGCCGAGTTGGACGCCGCGCTGGCAGGTGTGCGGGCAGCCTTCACCGACACCCGAATTTTTTATGCCATGAAAGCCAATCCGAATCTCAGTTTGCTGCGGCGCTTTTGCTCGGCGGGCGTGGGCTTTGAATGTGTCAGCGCCGGGGAACTGGCGCGGGCAGTCAAGGCGGGCGCGTCCGGCGAACACATTCTGGTCAACGGCCCCGCCAAATCGGATGAGGAATACGCCGAAGGTGGCCGTTTGGGCGCGACCTTTATAGTGGACCGGGGCGAGGAAGTCGCGCTGTTGCCGCCAAGTTCAAGGGCGCTCGTCAGGGTCAATCCGGCGCTGAACGTCAGCACCCACGACCACCTCGCCACCGGCGCGGGGAGCAGCAAATTCGGCGTGCCGCTCAGCGAGGTTCCCGCCGTACTAGACGCACTGAAAGCGGCGGGCCACACCGCACGCGGCCTGCATGTGCATATCGGCAGCGCCATCCGCGACGCGGGCGACTTCGCGGCGGCCTTCGCCAAACTCAGTGAGTTGCGCCCCAGCGTGGGTGAATTGGAAGTGCTGGACGTGGGCGGCGGGTGGAGCTTGGACGCTGACCTGCACGGCATCGCCGGACAAGCTCGGCAAGCGGCTGAGGTGTTCGGCGCACAGCTGTGGGCCGAGCCGGGCCGATACTTGGTGGCGGGAGCGGGCGTGCTGCTAAGCACCGTGGTGGGAAGCAAGCAGACAGGCCGCAATTTTGTTTTGCTGGACGCTGGCATGACCGAGCTGATTCGGCCCATGCTCTACGGCGCGGTTCAGCCGATTAGAGCGCTGTGGCAAGGCGACCAGACCAAGCCGTATGACCTGGCTGGCCCCGCCTGCGAAAGCGGTGATGTCTTGGCCCACGACGTGCCGCTCCCCACACCACAGCGCGGCGGCGTGCTGGCTCTGCTGGAAGCGGGCGCTTATGGCGCGGCCATGAGCAGCAATTATCTGAGCCGTCCGCGCCCCGCCGAAGTGCTGTGGGACGGCGCGTGGCAAGTCATCCGGCATCGTGAAAGCCCAGAGGCGATTTGGGCGGCGGAACTTTAA
- a CDS encoding META domain-containing protein, with protein sequence MTRTRFLFPLLALALGTSSFVAAAPTPLTGTFAQAAPATPTTAAPDNSVPIGGYSLVSLTENGQTTAPGSAAVRPTLDFDGKRVSGSSGCNSFGASYVARQKVLRFGALASTLRACPDYVDGLEAQFLKLLRGVNRFELSGMSGNQTLTLFSGSNDRMVFAQNIGAGEVASVGIRSKYDGTWTLNRPPAGLRLSSDTRPTQFTLKGSDISGFDGCNQFSGKLNISSGRLTFVGPVMSTKVFCPPQEANLVPLLTVGAAAAVQGKTLTLTDVNGGQWVLSKP encoded by the coding sequence ATGACCCGTACCCGTTTCCTGTTTCCGCTGCTGGCCCTGGCGCTCGGTACGTCCAGCTTCGTGGCCGCCGCGCCCACACCGCTGACCGGCACCTTCGCTCAAGCTGCACCGGCCACCCCAACAACTGCCGCGCCCGACAACAGCGTGCCGATTGGCGGCTACAGTCTGGTGTCACTCACTGAAAATGGCCAAACCACTGCTCCGGGCAGCGCCGCCGTGCGCCCCACCCTCGACTTCGACGGCAAACGGGTGTCGGGTTCCAGTGGCTGCAACAGCTTTGGCGCTTCGTATGTGGCCCGCCAAAAAGTCCTGCGCTTTGGCGCTCTGGCCAGCACGCTGCGGGCCTGTCCCGATTATGTCGACGGCCTGGAAGCTCAGTTTCTTAAACTTCTGCGCGGCGTCAACCGCTTCGAACTCAGCGGAATGAGCGGCAACCAAACCCTGACTCTCTTTTCGGGCAGCAACGACCGGATGGTGTTCGCGCAAAACATCGGCGCAGGCGAGGTGGCCAGCGTGGGCATTCGCAGCAAATACGACGGCACTTGGACGCTGAATCGCCCGCCCGCCGGACTGCGACTGTCAAGCGACACCCGCCCGACGCAGTTTACGCTTAAGGGCTCGGACATCAGCGGCTTTGACGGCTGCAATCAGTTCAGCGGCAAGCTCAATATCTCCAGTGGCCGCTTGACGTTTGTTGGCCCCGTGATGTCCACTAAAGTCTTTTGCCCGCCGCAGGAAGCCAACCTCGTGCCGCTGCTGACGGTGGGCGCTGCCGCCGCCGTGCAGGGCAAGACCCTGACCCTGACCGATGTCAACGGCGGTCAGTGGGTGCTGAGCAAGCCGTAA
- the mnmA gene encoding tRNA 2-thiouridine(34) synthase MnmA has product MTATAKRTTQGIKPGGRVLCAMSGGVDSSVSAALLKEQGFAVIGAMMRFWPDDKRSDTFDTCCSPDAAYEARRVAEQVGVPFYLLDYREQFQRHIVGPFLAEYAAGRTPNPCVNCNTKVKFDELVKKAKMLGCDYVATGHYVKRVEEESGAVAFHRGDDPRKDQTYFLWGTPRDALPYILFPVGEMEKPRVREIAEQHGLLTAKKPESQNICFVPGTVKDFVAEYVPQKLGQMRDIRTGEVVGEHLGTQFYTLGQKKGLGLFQSHLVRHVVYLDVDSNTVWVGEYEDCLWKGLKALTPNYLIDLTDLPSEVDVQVRYRAVPVKARVLDADEHGFELEFDEPQFAVAPGQSAVLYAGPKLLGGGLIADHVRVLPV; this is encoded by the coding sequence ATGACGGCTACGGCAAAACGGACAACTCAGGGCATCAAGCCGGGCGGACGGGTGCTGTGCGCCATGTCCGGCGGCGTGGACAGCAGCGTAAGCGCCGCGCTGCTTAAAGAACAGGGCTTTGCGGTGATCGGCGCGATGATGCGTTTCTGGCCCGACGACAAACGCAGCGACACCTTCGACACCTGCTGCTCACCCGACGCCGCCTACGAAGCCCGCCGCGTGGCCGAGCAAGTCGGCGTGCCCTTTTACCTGCTGGACTACCGCGAGCAGTTTCAGCGCCACATCGTCGGCCCCTTTCTGGCCGAATACGCGGCTGGGCGCACGCCGAATCCCTGCGTCAATTGCAACACCAAAGTCAAATTCGACGAGCTGGTCAAAAAGGCCAAGATGCTCGGCTGCGATTATGTGGCAACCGGCCACTATGTCAAACGCGTCGAGGAAGAAAGCGGCGCAGTGGCTTTTCACCGGGGCGACGACCCGCGCAAAGACCAGACCTACTTTTTGTGGGGCACGCCGCGCGACGCTTTGCCGTACATCCTTTTTCCGGTGGGCGAAATGGAAAAGCCCCGCGTGCGCGAGATTGCCGAGCAGCACGGCTTACTGACCGCCAAAAAGCCCGAAAGTCAGAATATCTGCTTCGTGCCGGGCACTGTCAAAGACTTCGTGGCCGAATACGTGCCCCAAAAGCTCGGCCAGATGCGCGACATCCGTACGGGCGAAGTGGTGGGCGAACACCTCGGTACCCAGTTTTACACCTTGGGCCAGAAGAAAGGGCTGGGCCTGTTTCAGTCGCACCTCGTCCGGCACGTGGTTTACCTGGACGTAGACAGCAACACCGTCTGGGTCGGTGAATACGAGGACTGCTTGTGGAAAGGGCTAAAGGCGCTGACGCCCAATTACCTGATCGACCTCACCGACTTGCCGAGTGAAGTGGACGTGCAGGTGCGCTACCGTGCCGTGCCGGTCAAGGCCCGCGTGCTGGACGCTGACGAACACGGCTTTGAATTGGAATTTGACGAACCCCAGTTTGCGGTGGCTCCCGGCCAGAGCGCCGTGCTGTACGCGGGGCCCAAGCTGCTGGGCGGCGGGCTGATTGCCGATCACGTGCGGGTTTTGCCTGTTTGA
- a CDS encoding LabA-like NYN domain-containing protein, with product MQYIVHKPRIGLFIDTQNLYHSARDLAERTVNFETLLDIAARDRELVHAIAYTVEKDGDSTSRPFIYKLSALGYKVRRMTLSLHHVTETGKAIWEGNWDMGMVADMVRLSDYLDIMVLGSGDGDFTDIVELLQERGKRVEVIAFREHTAQKLIDAADRFIHLPDVEEALMPARLPKPALP from the coding sequence GTGCAATATATCGTTCATAAACCGAGAATTGGCCTTTTTATCGACACTCAAAACCTCTACCACTCGGCCCGGGACCTTGCCGAGCGCACCGTCAACTTTGAAACGCTCCTCGACATCGCTGCCCGTGACCGCGAACTGGTTCACGCCATCGCTTATACCGTAGAAAAAGATGGTGACAGCACGTCTAGGCCCTTCATCTACAAGCTTTCGGCACTGGGTTACAAGGTTCGGCGTATGACGCTGAGTCTGCACCACGTCACCGAAACCGGCAAGGCCATCTGGGAAGGCAACTGGGATATGGGTATGGTGGCCGATATGGTGCGGCTCTCGGATTATTTGGACATCATGGTGTTGGGCAGTGGCGACGGCGACTTCACCGACATCGTGGAACTCCTGCAAGAACGCGGCAAACGGGTCGAAGTGATCGCCTTCCGCGAGCATACCGCCCAAAAATTGATCGACGCCGCCGATAGATTCATTCATTTGCCCGACGTCGAAGAAGCGTTGATGCCCGCCCGCCTTCCCAAGCCCGCTCTACCTTAA